A single Lactuca sativa cultivar Salinas chromosome 8, Lsat_Salinas_v11, whole genome shotgun sequence DNA region contains:
- the LOC111918547 gene encoding uncharacterized protein LOC111918547: MVSAASLSIISSPSSPFESPYFNKFTRKIPRISSTNLIKFRPITQSLSIEEDAGSPDRFLENNSIADYMRFKKGASGELQTAVVSYRKKFPWSLLQPFLQVDLVSTIHIADKEYFETLQEELESYDCVLYEMVASRESLENRKYPSAIRELTKSKSRGFNIIGFIQRQMARVLMLDFQLDCLDYEPDNWYHADLDFETFKLLQIEKGESFFTFARDMTLRSTKALVQATSIPEELGPWRSKLLWASRVLPMPLVGLFFISSLCADVGDESADYPEIEALSRLDFGAAMKVFLAKRLTSDFTQVVTSDVEEKSVIIGERNRAATEALQTAINKGHNKIAILYGGGHMPDLGRRLKDEFDLVPSRVKWVTAWSIKNRNLASNSLPFLKKMAEVSGWKLNRYQTLALLIFSSVLALDLWFWELFFGTTVDFITQVASDAFQIVSSSNF; the protein is encoded by the exons ATGGTCTCTGCAGCTTCTCTCTCGATAATATCTTCTCCTTCATCACCATTTGAATCGCCTTATTTTAACAAATTTACCCGCAAAATCCCTAGAATTTCATCAACTAATCTTATCAAATTCCGCCCTATAACGCAATCCTTATCCATCGAAGAAGATGCCGGATCCCCCGACCGATTTCTAGAAAACAATTCGATTGCTGATTACATGAGGTTTAAGAAAGGGGCTTCCGGCGAATTACAAACCGCCGTCGTTAGTTACCGGAAGAAGTTCCCTTGGTCTCTTCTCCAACCCTTTCTTCAG GTTGATTTAGTTTCGACTATCCACATTGCAGACAAAGA GTACTTTGAAACCTTACAGGAAGAACTCGAGTCCTATGATTGCGTACTTTACGAAATGGTAGCTAGCAGAGAAAGTTTAGAAAACCGAAAATACCCTTCAGCCATTAGAGAACTCACAAAATCAAAGTCTCGAGGTTTCAACATCATAGGGTTCATTCAACGCCAGATGGCTAGAGTTCTCATGCTTGATTTCCAATTAGATTGTCTCGATTACGAGCCTGATAACTGGTACCATGCTGATCTTGACTTTGAAACCTTCAAATTACTTCAG ATTGAAAAAGGTGAGAGCTTTTTCACATTTGCAAGAGATATGACACTCAGATCAACAAAAGCATTGGTGCAAGCAACTTCAATCCCTGAAGAACTTGGTCCATGGAGATCTAAACTATTATGGGCTTCTCGTGTTCTACCTATGCCTCTTGTTGGCCTTTTCTTCATCAGCAGTCTTTGTGCTGACGTGGGTGATGAGTCAGCTGATTATCCAGAAATAGAGGCGTTATCAAGGCTTGATTTTGGTGCTGCTATGAAAGTCTTTTTAGCAAAAAGATTAACATCTGa TTTCACACAAGTAGTAACATCAGATGTGGAGGAGAAATCGGTCATTATAGGTGAAAGAAACAGGGCAGCAACAGAAGCACTTCAAACAGCAATCAACAAAGGGCATAACAAAATTGCTATATTATATGGAGGTGGACACATGCCTGATTTAGGAAGGAGGTTAAAAGACGAATTTGACCTTGTCCCTTCTCGGGTCAAATGGGTAACAGCTTGGTCAATCAAGAACCGGAATCTTGCCAGCAATTCTCTACCTTTCTTGAAGAAAATGGCGGAAGTTTCCGGATGGAAATTAAATCGGTATCAAACTCTTGCATTGCTTATATTTTCATCTGTTCTTGCATTGGACTTGTGGTTTTGGGAACTCTTTTTTGGGACTACAGTTGACTTTATTACACAAGTTGCTTCGGATGCTTTTCAGATTGTTAGTAGTTCTAATTTTTAA